ATGATATTGCCTCTATTAAAGGAGGTCAGGCTCCATTGTACGGAGTAGAGATTGAAGGTGATGAGGTCAATACGCGTATCCTAGCGGATGATGATTTTCAGAATCGTGTCAACAATACGATTCCAGTATCACAGGTTCGGGGTGAGCATTATGATGCGATCTTCTATCCGGGTGGTTTTGGTCTTCTTTCTGATCTAGCAAGCAATGGTGATTTCGCAGAAATCTCAGCTAAGCATTATGAAGAAGGTGGTATATTAGTTTCTGTTTGCCATGGTCCCGCCGCGCTTTTACCGATTACATTAAGTAATGGTGAGAAGCTGCTGGCGTCAAAGTCGGTGACAGGTTTCACTCGTGAGGAAGAGATTGATTTTGGCACCATCAATGATATTCCGTTCTTACTAGAAGAATCTCTTGCACGCGCTGCAGCGCGCTACTCTAAAGTTCAACCATGGAAAGAATTTGTTATTGTTGATGAACGAGTGATCACAGGTCAAAATCCAACCAGCGCACATGGTGTCGGTAGAGCATTGGTAAAACTATTGGCGTAAAAGAACGCCATATCTATCCAGCTCAGTGTGGGCTGGATAATCAATTCGCCATACTTACTCAAGACCGATAGCGTATATCGCTCTTCCGCTTAAGAGCATAAAATATCTCACCAAAACGACTTTCATCAATATTCTTGTTTTCTCATCGGATACAGTGTTAGTTGCCATCAAAAGAGATCAACTCGACTTCAAGCTTTACACCAAAATAGTGTAAAGATAAGCGAGGGACTTTTGAAAAGGCAGATTTTTTATTCAGTTCTTCAATCAAGTCTGCCATGAAGTTCTTAACAGGCTGTTCCGCTTCAGCTAAATGACTTTCTAATAAATTATTCTTCATTATTTTATCCAAAGTAGTTCTTGCTTAAAATGTAGTCATATCGAAGGTGAAAATTAATGTTATAATTATTTTTACTACATGTTGAATACATAAATATTTGCAACCCATAATTGAATTTGTAATTAAAGTCAGATAGATCATTGCTTCTAATTACAAATCTGATTTTTCATTTTCACTGCGAATTGAGACAATGTTGCTATTTTTGGTTGAATCATTCAAGCCATATCCATGCGTATTTAAGTCAATCAATTTTCACTTTACCTTGCTATGTCTTACTTTTTATATATATATCTGATAGTGATGTTATTATTTCAGATGCACATAGCTTTCGTTCATTACTCAGCAATCTAAATGACTCTAATGTCAACGAATCTCGAATATGCTGACGTTGACGTAATTGATAAAACTGAGGAAACTGTCTCATCTCAGAGGTAAAATCTGCGTGTGATGCAAGTTCAAAACCAAACTTTATTCGATATCCGATTGATACCGAAAAGTCTCGTGCTTGCTTATCATCTTCCAATAATAAATATTGCTTCTCTGTTAATCCAAGAACACGAGCTATAAGGTTAATCGATATGTTTTTCTCTTCCCTAAATCGCTTTACTGTTACCGCAACGGAACGGTAGTAATCAATAGCAAACTCATTGATGTCAAGTACCTTAGGTGGGAGTAAATCATCTGGATTCGATAAGTGTTTAACGGAAGATAACAATTTCGCTCGAAAAGCATAGAAAGCATCTTGCGCTACTGGATCCATTAGACTGGTAATTAACTGAAGACAAATGTCAAACTGTTCTGCAGGCAAACGACCAACACGGTATAAGGCTTTTATTGCACTTTCATCAAGACCCCAATTATGATTCTTGATGTTGAGAGCATAATAATAACTCATCATAGGTACCATCATTACCCATGACATAGCCGCAACAAAATGAATGGGGCGTATGGAACGATAGCTTTGCTGCATATAACGTCGTAATGTTCCTTGATTTAAACCACTCACTTTGCTTTCTAGCTCGTCAAACGTCATTCCTTGTGCTCTTCTCACAAATGACATGGCTATTGCCATATCACTATCGATGGTACTAAAGTGTGAATCTAGCATGCGAATTTTTTCATTTGATACAATAATGGCTTTTTCTTTGATGCTCATTTTTCTTTCAGAAAGAGTTTTTAGAATATATAAAAAGTAATGATGTACGTTTAGATAAAAAATTACAAATAAAATTGTGTTGACTTGTTCTTCTATTAAGTTAAAAGTATCTTGTTAAAATTAAATGAGTCAGTAATTTGAAGATGTTTTGGAGTAAATATGGCTTTTACTATTAAAGATACGGAAGTTAAGGTGACTGAAAGAGAAATTTTTCATGATGAGAATGAGTATACTTCATTTCCAACCACTGCCTTAGTAAACTTTGAGCAGGATGAGCTAATCCCAATAGGGCTATTGTCATATCAGTTGTTTGATAGCAGTTCTTGTGATGCAATCCTAATTGCAGTTCCAAACCTTCAAGGTATACCGGATGGAGATTATGGGCCAATAACATATTCATTTATTGGTGAAAAAAGCAGGTGGAAGTTAGATAATGAATTTATTGAAGACCCGAAGTTGGATGAAGAATATTTAGAAAATTATGAAAGTGCTCGTGATTTCTACCTTAAAAATAATTACATAATGGAATATCGAAGCAATAGTCCATTATTTACTCTTGGTGGTCAGCCACCATTAGGTCAGAACTGGGACTCTATTTTATACAATGAAATGGGCGATAACCCTGAACTAGATTATTATCACGATGTTACCAGTAATATCAATGATCCTAAATTTGAGTATATGAGTACTCGAGAAATTGTGTATTTAGATGAACGTGATGAAAAAGAATATGTATTCCTAGGTAGTTTTAGAGATATTCCCTATTTAGACATGGCTGGTAGTATTATGGTCTTTTATCAGCATGAGCTAAAAAAGGTAATGCTCGTTGTGGAATATGATTAATTCCTTTTAATCACGTCCTTTAGATTGGCGAGCGTTTCTTACGGTGCAAATTACGATATCGAGTTATCGAGCACCATTTGTTGGGTATACATCAAAGCCACTGCCTTGTATCAATACCCAACAACCGTTACAAGAATCAGATCGAAAGATAAATCAGACCTTAAGCTCTATTACTCAAGAAATCCAGTTTGAGTGTAAATGTCTATCATATAGGGAACTTTATCAGAATAACCTAGGCTCTCAGCTGAGCTAAGCAGGCCATGAGTAAAGTAATAGATGTCTGAATCAGTATTGGGTTTCCAGTTATGCTTTTCGGCATGAACAAACACCTGCATCAGTTCATCAAAAGTAAATATGCCCTCATGAATAAGAGAGTAGAAGGCGTAACCAAGTATTTCCGCTGAAGTGTGTATGCTGAACTGGTCAATATCTTCTTTTCCTTCACTAGTTAATGCTTCTGCTATACTTTTGTATATTGGTTCTTTAAAGTTTCTGATGTACAAACGGCAATCAATGTCTTGCTCAGAAATGCATTTTACGCGATCCATATTGTGGATAAAGTCGACCTGACCAGACTCCTTATATTGATAGTATTCTGCAACTATATCACTAAAATGTTCTGACCATGCATTGACGCTGTTATGTAAAAAATCCATGGTCTCGAAGGCATGACCGGGCTTTGCCGTGTAGGCATGCGTCAGTTCGTGAATGACCGTATCGCTGCTGGCTCCGTTAGAGTATATATATTCAGAATTTGTTGTAGGGCTCATGTTACCATCAGAAATTAAAATATGATTTCTAAATTTTTCATAGCCATGGTCCGCAGGTTTATCTTCTCTGACATATTGAGCATTTTCTCCAGCAAAATAATGTGAAATTACCGTGATTTTTTCCTTCATAGGCAATTCGCCTGCCATTTGCTGATAAAAACCGATAGAGCTATTCAAAATATACCAAGTATCGTTAATGGGTGAAAAGCTTTTATTACGGAAATCAGGCTCATGAATCACCATTTCTCTATTGCCATCTGGGCACACAAAGCTTACAGGCATACTTGGGTAATAATCTGATGTGTTTATTGAACCTCCACTTGAAGTATCTTCCCAGCCATTCCTAATCTCAAAATATTGGTTAGATAGAAGACAGATTTTGTTATCTACATTGCTTCTAGTTGCGTACAAGACTTTGTCTGCCATTTCGGATTGGCCATAAATATACAATCCGGTTTTCATTGTTCCACCAAAGCCTAAATAACTGATTTCCTCAGCGGATAGGATGTTGCTTGATAATAAAGTGAAAATGGCGAATGTGACTTTTTTTAATTTCATGGTTAGTTTTTCTTCATTTTGCTAATGTAAAGATAATTCCAAGTTGTCAAATTAATGGCATTAAAATGTGATTTATTGGAGGAGATAGGACCACGCCTCTTTTTTGATTATTATCTTTTATGCATGATTTATGAAGTAAATGCTTTTGAATTTTGTTTTTTTGTAATTTTTAAAATAAATTAAAATATTTTTATTTATTCATAAGGTTGATTTTTGATCTGTTATTTTTAGAAGTGTCATTTTATTCTTTTTTAAGTACCTTTAAATAACAGAAATGTAATTTATTTTCCACTACTTTCTTGGTTAAAAACTAAAGAATATAAATTTAAATCTAATAACTTTTTTGTGATAAAGTTATTGGGTTTAATTTGTTTTTTTATTATCATGAATGAAAATTTATATAATTAGATGCTTGTTCTTATGCGTAATTTTCTAAAATCTCTTCTTGTTGCTCTTTTCTCTATTCAACCTCTTACAAGCTCATTTGCAGAGCAGAATTCTTCCTCTAATGATGTATTGATTGCAGGCAGCGCCCAACCTTTTGATATCTTCTGGAAACATCAGTTTGTTCGAGACTATGCAGAGCTCATGAAAGCATTGCCCGATCCTCTAAGGATTACGACGGAGACAGTAAAAAACGTCTTAGCTTCAAATGGATACCCAGATATTGACCCTGATAACGTTTATTATCACCGTTTTGATGGAGCAGTCGGTAGCTCCAGAACGTACAATGGTTGGGCACATTATAATACACCACTTGAATCTTATACCTTGACACAAGCAATCATGCTTAACGCTTTCAATCGATTTCGTGACTATTTTCCAGGTGAAGTGGATATTTATACGGGTATTTATACTCAAGGAGCAAAAGCTAAATATTTTGATGAACGAAATGAAACTCGTCTATTGTCATCAGATTTATGGGATATTGCTTATTATCAACTCGATATTCAGAAAACGTATACTCAAGCCTTAGAAGAGTTTTGGCTAAAGAACCAACAACGTTTTACGCTGCTGTTACGTGATGGATATGCATTATCTGCTTTTCAACAATATAAAAATGGGCTGCTTAACCGAGATCAATATCAATTGGCAATAGAATTGCTAAAAGCAAAAAGAGAAAAAAATATTAATGTTTTTCGATTTGATATTTATGGATATGATGCTACGGATATTTTGTTGATCAGTCGAAAAAAAGAAAATGCAGGTTTGTTATATATTCCAGGTGCAAAGCAACCCTTTATTATCTTTAAAAATGAACGACAGTTAAAAAAATACCTGTTTCAAGCGCTGAGAAAATATCCAATAAACAGAAAAACACTCGCGCAACATTTTAGTTTGTATATCAGACAAGATGGTGTGAGTTACTCTGGTGTTGATAGCGCACTTAAAGGATTTGCAGAAAATAGTTGGAATGAAGATTATCTGATGATGAAGCATCGCCCTGTGTTTGGTGATGTATTTGAACGGGTCGCTGAGCAAGTCAAAATGCGCTTAATCAGTGATGGTGATGTCAGAATTAAATCGAACTCTGAAGCACAACGAGATTATTTTATTTCGCTGTCGAGCAGTGCTTTAACATTATTTCCTGTCATTGATTTAATTTTACCAGAGGTCGGCATTCCATTAGAAATTGGCCTTAATGTGGGACAATTCGGCATGAGTGTCGATAAAGCAATAAATGGCGACCAGATCGCCGAACGACTTGCTGGCAGCCGGATGAGTGTCTCAAATAGCGCAGTATTGGGGGCTGCAGCACTGGTTCCACTTCTTACTCAGTACGGACAAGCTTTGGCTGAGGCAACAGAGCCCAACCTAAAATTGTTAACCAATCCACTGATAAAAAACGGCGGCTACCCAAGGCATAATTTGCAACATTTTACGGTAGAGCCCAAAACTGTTATTCATCCTCGCACGCATGAGACATTAATCGGTGTGAAGATCGCTGATGCAGGTCGAGGGGCCTTGCTAAGACCTTTGGGCTTTGGCCGATACTTGGAAATCGATGCAGACACAGGACGCGCTTTATTGGGCAAACAAGTGACGCTCAACTTGGATGAGAATACGCAGCAATTCCGTTGGAATGAGGAACAATTAAGCCCTAATAACGAAGCAGCTAATTTAAATCAGAAAGCACAAAAAATAGAAGAGAGTAACAGTGAGACGAAGACAGAAAGCTCTGGTTTTAGTGAACGTTTAGATATTATTTTGCCTGATGATCTGCCTAATGTTTCTCCACCAAAATCCAGCAGTTCAGGTTACGAAGATATGGCTGGCGGTCGAGATGCTGAAGTGCTAAGAGATTTTGCAGAGATGGAAATGCTCGTTGACCCCTATGCTTACCTTACTGACGTGAAGGCTCTGCATGAGATAAGTATTAATGCCCAAAAGGAAGTGATGCATCATCCTTTCTTAATGGAGTTCCAACCAGAGCTAACGGGTCGTTTAGTCTATAGAGGAGATACGCGTTTACCCCATGAGCTTTTTCATACAGGAATGAATCGTAAAATTGCTCCAGTTAAGGAATATCAGATTGATGCGAATAATCGTGGTATTAGTGGGGTAGTGTCGACCAGTACCGAGCAGTCCATTGCAGTGGATTATGCGCTGGGTAATCGGATGGGTTACGTATATGCTATTGAGTTAAATCACGGCGGTAAATCTGTCAACACTATGCTGAGGGGGGCTGACCTTCATGAAGTGGCAACACTCAATATTCCACCAGAAGACATTATGTTTGCTGTTGGGCCTTTTAACCCGAATGCTTACTATTCTTATCAGGTTGAAGACTCAGCAAAACGGTCTGCGGAGTTAATCATCAATCCGCATGCCGTCGCTGATTCTGAGGTTGCTGAAAAGGCATTTAATCAAATTAAAGCAACGCTTAAATATCAGCTCGATCCAAGAATGACATTTGCTGAACGCTATCAGAACCGGGCGGATTTATTTTGGCATGAAGATGAAACGACGATGCCTGATGGAACGCCACTTGATTAAGGTCACTTGGGTATACCTCGCATCTTAGTCTACTTTGGGTATATAATGCGTCGGCTTTCAATTGTGCCGACCATTTATACCTTGGATACTTTATGATTTCGAAAAACCAACTCAAACTTCTTCGCGCTTTAGGCCAAAAAAAACAACGTAAGGCGCATGGGCTGTTTTTAGTTCAAGGTGAAAAGAATGTTCTTGAGCTCGTCCAAAGTGACTTATCGGTTCAGAATGTTTTCGCTACTGCTCAATTCCTAGTCGAACATCAGCATGAATTGGACGGTGTGAATTGTATTGAAGCATCACTAGATGATTTGACTAAAGCGAGCACTTTAGTGAGCAACAATAGTGCTATTGCCGTCGTTGAAATTCCAGCCCTTTCGGCTCCACCCGCTTCAGGACTTATGATTGCCTTAGATGGTGTTTCTGATCCCGGTAATATGGGTACTATTATCCGTGTTGCTGATTGGTACGGCATCAAACATATCGTGGCCAGTGTGGATTGTGCCGATCCTTATAATCCTAAAACGATCAGTGCAACGATGGGGAGCTTTGCAAGAGTACAAGTGACGTTAGTGGATCTTCCGAGTTACTTAGAGCAAGCAAAAGTGCCGGTCTATGGTGCTTTTTTAGAAGGGCAAAATGTCCATAAAACGGCGTTTTCTGCTGAAGGGATTTTACTGATGGGCAGTGAATCTCATGGTATTCGTGAAGTGGCTTCAACATATGTGACTGACAAGATCACGATCCCAGCGTTTGGTGGTGCTGAATCTCTCAATGTTGCGATGGCCACAGGCATTATTTTGGATAATATGCTTCGACACAAGGGCTAAGTAGAGAAGATCCAGAAGTGAAATGGCATTACAGACGCTGACTCTGGTATAACAACCAAGACTTGCTAATAAGTCTTGGTTATGTTTCTTTGCTATGTCTTTTAATGAGGCTATAACTTTTAATTACGGCTACTGATGAGCCGGTTTACTGGTTTATTTTTCTAACATATCTAGCTTGTTCGCTACGCCATTCCATTTTTCCGCCTCATCCATCGCTGGCTTGACTTCTGTTTGAACAGGCCACAAGGTTGCTAACTCAGCATTAAGCTCGATATAGAGACTCTGAGCTTCCGGTACTTCGTTTTCTTGGAAGATAGCATTTGCATCACATTCATCGACACACAAACCACAGTCAATACACTCAATCGGATTGATGACCATAAAGTTTGGCCCTTCATGAAAGGCATCCGCCGGGCATACTGCTACGCAGTCAGTGTATTTACATTGAATACAGTTATCGGTTACGACAAACGCCATGATAATCCGCTCTTAAGTTAGTCAAAAATAAGGAAGGGCGATAATACTCATCCCAAAACAAAATTCAACTTTCACAAGATGAAAAACGACAAGTGCTTTGTATTTAGTATGACAGATAATGGAAATTCTCGTAGAATGCGCGCCATTGTGAGCTGACAAGCACGCGTTACACAGCGATGCTGTTGGCTAAGACACCTAAAGTAACGAGACATCATATGATACGTATTAATGAAATTAAATTGCCTCTTGATCATGAAGAAGGCGCGTTATTGGCCGCGATCACCAAAAAACTTGGCATTACCGCTGAGGAAGTCATCTCTTTTAATGTCTTTAGACGTGGTTATGATGCTCGTAAGAAAACCCAAATACATTTGATTTATACCCTTGATGTCATTGTCGAAGGGGATATGCAAGCACTGCTAGAGCGATTTGCCAAAGATCCGCATGTCCGTCAAACGCCAGACATGGATTACAAGTTCGTTGCTAAAGCGCCAGATAATCTAACAGAACGTCCTGTCGTAATTGGCTTTGGTCCTTGTGGTCTTTTCGCCGGATTAGTTTTAGCTCAAATGGGCTTTAATCCAATCATTGTTGAGCGTGGTAAAGAAGTTCGTGAGAGAACGAAAGATACTTTTGGCTTTTGGCGTAAACGCACACTGAATACGGAATCGAACGTTCAATTTGGCGAGGGTGGTGCCGGAACTTTCTCTGACGGCAAACTCTACAGCCAAGTCAAAGATCCTAATTTCTATGGCCGTAAAGTTATCACAGAGTTTATTGCGGCAGGCGCTCCAGAAGAAATCCTCTATGTGAGCAAGCCACACATAGGTACCTTCAAGCTGGTTACTATGATTGAGAAAATGCGCGCCAAAATTATCGAACTGGGCGGCGAAATTCGCTTTAGCACTCGTGTTGATGATTTGCATATGGAAGACGGACAAGTTACTGGAGTGACCTTGTCAAACGGCGAGATGATTAAGTCGCGTCATGTCGTGTTGGCAGTCGGTCACAGTGCTCGTGATACTTTTGAGATGTTGCATGAACGTGGTGTCTATATGGAAGCGAAACCTTTCTCTGTTGGTTTCCGTATTGAACACAAACAATCAATGATTGATGAAGCCCGTTTTGGTCCTAATGCAGGCAACCCAATCCTTGGGGCAGCAGATTATAAATTGGTTCATCACTGTAAAAATGGACGCACGGTGTACAGTTTCTGTATGTGTCCTGGTGGTACTGTTGTTGCGGCGACCTCTGAAGAAGGGCGTGTTGTGACCAACGGAATGAGTCAATATTCACGAGCAGAGCGTAATGCTAATAGTGCTATCGTAGTCGGTATCTCTCCAGAAGTTGACTACCCGGGTGACCCGTTGGCAGGTATTCGTTTTCAACGCGAACTTGAGTCCAATGCTTATGTATTAGGCGGCGAAAACTATGATGCACCAGCGCAAAAAATCGGAGATTTCCTAAAAGGCCGAGATCCAAGTCAGTTGGGAGAGGTTGAGCCTTCTTTCACCCCAGGGATTAAGTTGACGGATCTTTCTAAGGCTTTGCCTGCTTTTGCAGTCGAAGCGATCCGAGAAGCGATTCCCGCATTTGATAAAAAAATCAAAGGGTTTTCTGTGGAAGATGGCTTGCTGACTGGAGTAGAAACTCGTACTTCTTCTCCGGTTTGTATTAAGCGAGGAAAAGATTATCAGAGCCTCAACCTGAAAGGTTTTTACCCAGCAGGTGAGGGGGCAGGTTATGCGGGCGGCATCTTATCTGCAGGTATTGACGGCATTAAAGTCGCAGAGGCTGTTGCTCGTGATATGGTCGCATCGCTAGCACAATAAGATTCATCAATTCTCAGCCAGCCTCATTTCTACTCTAAGAATGAGGCTGGCTTTTTTGATCTTTATAGCGTGAGTGTTTGAATCAAAACAAAGTTCAATAGAGACAGTCTATGAATAAAATTGCCAATTTCAATTTAGTAAAATTAAGAATTTAGGCGACACTTAACTTAAGAGCAGAAAAGTTGGCTGTTAAGGAGATAAGAATGCACTCACTCAAAGTAAAAGATTATATGACGTTGCAAGCGGTGACTTTCAATAAAGATATGTCACTTACTGCTGCATTAGACAAGGTGATGCAAAGCGTGACACTTGGCGGACCTGTCATTGATGAAAATGAAAAAGTCGTTGGCTATCTTTCTGAACAAGATTTGCTCGATGAACTAGTAAAAGCCAGTTACCATTGCCATGATACCCATACGGTAGAAGAATGTATGCATGATGATGTACTGTCTGTATCGCCAGATATGTCAATTATCGAATTGGCTGACATGATGAAAATTGGTAAGCCCAAAATGTACCCTGTGGTAGACGATAAAGAAAAACTGGTTGGTATGATCACTCGACGTGACGTATTAAGAGCGATAGGTAAGTCATTAAATGAGTGTTTTCAGCACCCAGTTTAAGTGTTATCCCTCCTTTGATCCAAGATTGTTTACGAAGACCGCTTACGACGACTTTTTCGAAAACGATATTAAAGGCGCTGACTCAGGCGCCTTTTTTCTATCTTGAAGCTTATAGCACCATTCATTTCTTCTTGACCTTGGAGCTTACTCCAAGGTTTATAATTAACAACATAGCAATTAATCATGGCTAAGACTGGATTATTTTGAAGCGATTCGTTTGAGAAAAATTATGTATAAATCAAGTTTTGTGAAAATGTCTTGTTGTGACCTTATGTTTCATAAAACAGTATGTTTATGGGTGATTAAGCTATGAACAATCTCGCTATAAACAATCAAGTTATGAGCAATCTGACTATGAAGAGTCTGAGTATCAAGCCATTGGATCAAGATCAAAAAGTATCTCCAGCAAAGGAAGTTGAATTATGTGTACAAAAAACCAAGGGTGTCAATCAAGCAAAAGTAACCCAACCATGAAAAAAGGAAGTGGGGATACTTGCTGCTCAACAACAAAACCTGCAATGACGATCACCAAAGCCACGGCGATAACACCTGAAGGCTCATGTTGTTCAACAAACAGTTGTGGTACTGAGTCTGCTGATGACGATTTGCCCAGCGATGTCTCGAAGAATTTACGTCAGAGTTGGTTAGTATCAGGCATGGATTGCCCTGCTTGTGCTCGAAAACTTGAAAAAGCCATTTCTTCGATTGGAGGGGTGGTGAATGCCAAAGTTTTATTTGCAACAGAAAAGCTGGTGGTCGACTTTGATAACCGATCTTTAGCTCCTGTCATTGAGCAGATTTCACAACAAACAGGGTTTCCTCTTTCTTCAACGGATGCTCCTAAGCCTAAAGTTGCGCATAAAAGTTGGCTGGAAATTATAAAAGACAATATCCAGATCATCGTGATTGCGGCTGCGATGGTGATAGCAGGTATTCTCTCAGAGTCTCACGCTACGATAAGCAATACACTATTTACCGTGACCTGCTTAATGGGTCTATATCCCATCGCGACAAAAGCCATTAAGCTTGCGAAAAGTGGTACACCATTCGCGATTGAAACCTTAATGAGTGTGGCTGCTCTCGGTGCGTTATATCTTGGAGAAATGGCCGAAGCAGCGATGGTTTTACTCCTATTTTTGATCGGAGAAAAGCTGGAAGCTTATGCGTCCTCTCGTGCAAGGAGTGGCGTGCAAGCACTGATGGATTTGGTGCCTGAAACGACCACATTAATTGTTGATGGTCAGCGTAAAGAAGTACAAGCTTCAACGCTTAAACCTGGCGATATCATTGAAGTTGCCCCTGGTGGAAGAATGCCTGCGGATGGATGGTTGCTTGATCAGGTGGCCAGTTTCGATGAAAGTGCTCTCACTGGCGAATCATTACCTGTTGAGCATAACGAGGGCGGGCAAATCATGGCAGGTGCGGTGGTTGTGGATAAGGTGGTGCGCATCGAGGTCACATCTCGCCAAGGAGAAAACGCGATTGATCGTATTCTTCACTTAATCGAAGAAGCAGAATCAAGAAAAGCACCACTGGAGCGTTTTCTGGATAAATTCAGTCGCTGGTATACACCATTAATGATGTTGGTGTCATTGCTTGTTATTGTCACACCTCCTTTATTGTTCGCTCAGCCTTGGGAAACTTGGTTATACCGTGGTTTAGCCATGTTACTGATTGCTTGTCCTTGTGCGTTAGTGATTTCTACGCCTGCTGCGATTACTTCTGGTTTAGCTGCAGCAGCAAAACGTGGTGCATTGATCAAAGGCGGAGCAGCACTGGAATTACTCGGACGTGTTGAGTCGGTTGCTTTTGATAAAACAGGCACCTTGACACAGGGTAAACCACAAGTGACGGATATCATTCCGATTGATGTGCCTGAATCTCAATTGCTGAGCTTGGCGGCGGCCATAGAGCTAGGTTCAAGCCACCCGTTGGCAATCTCGTTAGTGAATAAAGTGCAGCAGCAAGGTATTGTGATCCCTGAAGCAACTGAGAAAACGGTACAGGTTGGTTCAGGAGTCAGTGGCTATGTTGA
This window of the Vibrio azureus genome carries:
- a CDS encoding type 1 glutamine amidotransferase domain-containing protein, translating into MKKVLIIVTNHATLGETDQANGTYAPELTHVLSELLVGGFEYDIASIKGGQAPLYGVEIEGDEVNTRILADDDFQNRVNNTIPVSQVRGEHYDAIFYPGGFGLLSDLASNGDFAEISAKHYEEGGILVSVCHGPAALLPITLSNGEKLLASKSVTGFTREEEIDFGTINDIPFLLEESLARAAARYSKVQPWKEFVIVDERVITGQNPTSAHGVGRALVKLLA
- a CDS encoding dermonecrotic toxin domain-containing protein, producing the protein MRNFLKSLLVALFSIQPLTSSFAEQNSSSNDVLIAGSAQPFDIFWKHQFVRDYAELMKALPDPLRITTETVKNVLASNGYPDIDPDNVYYHRFDGAVGSSRTYNGWAHYNTPLESYTLTQAIMLNAFNRFRDYFPGEVDIYTGIYTQGAKAKYFDERNETRLLSSDLWDIAYYQLDIQKTYTQALEEFWLKNQQRFTLLLRDGYALSAFQQYKNGLLNRDQYQLAIELLKAKREKNINVFRFDIYGYDATDILLISRKKENAGLLYIPGAKQPFIIFKNERQLKKYLFQALRKYPINRKTLAQHFSLYIRQDGVSYSGVDSALKGFAENSWNEDYLMMKHRPVFGDVFERVAEQVKMRLISDGDVRIKSNSEAQRDYFISLSSSALTLFPVIDLILPEVGIPLEIGLNVGQFGMSVDKAINGDQIAERLAGSRMSVSNSAVLGAAALVPLLTQYGQALAEATEPNLKLLTNPLIKNGGYPRHNLQHFTVEPKTVIHPRTHETLIGVKIADAGRGALLRPLGFGRYLEIDADTGRALLGKQVTLNLDENTQQFRWNEEQLSPNNEAANLNQKAQKIEESNSETKTESSGFSERLDIILPDDLPNVSPPKSSSSGYEDMAGGRDAEVLRDFAEMEMLVDPYAYLTDVKALHEISINAQKEVMHHPFLMEFQPELTGRLVYRGDTRLPHELFHTGMNRKIAPVKEYQIDANNRGISGVVSTSTEQSIAVDYALGNRMGYVYAIELNHGGKSVNTMLRGADLHEVATLNIPPEDIMFAVGPFNPNAYYSYQVEDSAKRSAELIINPHAVADSEVAEKAFNQIKATLKYQLDPRMTFAERYQNRADLFWHEDETTMPDGTPLD
- a CDS encoding RNA methyltransferase gives rise to the protein MISKNQLKLLRALGQKKQRKAHGLFLVQGEKNVLELVQSDLSVQNVFATAQFLVEHQHELDGVNCIEASLDDLTKASTLVSNNSAIAVVEIPALSAPPASGLMIALDGVSDPGNMGTIIRVADWYGIKHIVASVDCADPYNPKTISATMGSFARVQVTLVDLPSYLEQAKVPVYGAFLEGQNVHKTAFSAEGILLMGSESHGIREVASTYVTDKITIPAFGGAESLNVAMATGIILDNMLRHKG
- the fdxA gene encoding ferredoxin FdxA, which gives rise to MAFVVTDNCIQCKYTDCVAVCPADAFHEGPNFMVINPIECIDCGLCVDECDANAIFQENEVPEAQSLYIELNAELATLWPVQTEVKPAMDEAEKWNGVANKLDMLEK
- a CDS encoding NAD(P)/FAD-dependent oxidoreductase gives rise to the protein MIRINEIKLPLDHEEGALLAAITKKLGITAEEVISFNVFRRGYDARKKTQIHLIYTLDVIVEGDMQALLERFAKDPHVRQTPDMDYKFVAKAPDNLTERPVVIGFGPCGLFAGLVLAQMGFNPIIVERGKEVRERTKDTFGFWRKRTLNTESNVQFGEGGAGTFSDGKLYSQVKDPNFYGRKVITEFIAAGAPEEILYVSKPHIGTFKLVTMIEKMRAKIIELGGEIRFSTRVDDLHMEDGQVTGVTLSNGEMIKSRHVVLAVGHSARDTFEMLHERGVYMEAKPFSVGFRIEHKQSMIDEARFGPNAGNPILGAADYKLVHHCKNGRTVYSFCMCPGGTVVAATSEEGRVVTNGMSQYSRAERNANSAIVVGISPEVDYPGDPLAGIRFQRELESNAYVLGGENYDAPAQKIGDFLKGRDPSQLGEVEPSFTPGIKLTDLSKALPAFAVEAIREAIPAFDKKIKGFSVEDGLLTGVETRTSSPVCIKRGKDYQSLNLKGFYPAGEGAGYAGGILSAGIDGIKVAEAVARDMVASLAQ
- a CDS encoding CBS domain-containing protein — protein: MHSLKVKDYMTLQAVTFNKDMSLTAALDKVMQSVTLGGPVIDENEKVVGYLSEQDLLDELVKASYHCHDTHTVEECMHDDVLSVSPDMSIIELADMMKIGKPKMYPVVDDKEKLVGMITRRDVLRAIGKSLNECFQHPV